From the genome of Amycolatopsis sp. NBC_01488, one region includes:
- a CDS encoding class F sortase, protein MKPKRGRLLAGFALGVASVLAVQLGSSALGSPAVALVAGTALPAAGAAAPAARPATSTPAPAPAPPTSIAPAAPAAQTSTPAPPPPQKPGTVRLPAGGTATLVRTALGPGGELPIPNDLGQATWWGAGLDAAGGASVFAGHVNWRGATGPFAELWTAEIGGEVTIVDSAGKTWRYRVSQLVTVHKDDLPARADDLFGQSGPHRVVLVTCGGRWVGGSDGYEENRVVIADPE, encoded by the coding sequence CTGAAGCCGAAGCGCGGGCGGCTGCTCGCCGGGTTCGCGCTCGGGGTGGCGAGCGTGCTCGCGGTGCAGCTCGGGTCGTCCGCCCTCGGCTCGCCGGCCGTGGCTCTCGTGGCCGGCACCGCGCTGCCCGCCGCCGGCGCTGCCGCTCCGGCGGCCCGGCCGGCCACCTCCACTCCCGCACCGGCGCCGGCGCCGCCGACGAGCATCGCGCCCGCGGCTCCGGCCGCCCAGACGTCCACTCCGGCACCACCGCCGCCCCAGAAGCCGGGCACCGTGCGGCTGCCCGCCGGCGGGACCGCCACCCTGGTGCGCACGGCCCTCGGCCCCGGCGGCGAGCTGCCGATCCCGAACGACCTCGGCCAGGCGACGTGGTGGGGTGCCGGGCTCGACGCCGCCGGCGGGGCGAGCGTCTTCGCCGGGCACGTGAACTGGCGGGGCGCCACCGGGCCGTTCGCGGAGCTCTGGACGGCGGAGATCGGCGGCGAAGTGACCATTGTGGACAGTGCGGGCAAGACCTGGCGCTACCGGGTCTCCCAGCTGGTCACGGTGCACAAGGACGACCTGCCCGCGCGGGCCGACGACCTCTTCGGCCAGTCCGGCCCGCACCGGGTGGTGCTGGTCACCTGCGGCGGCCGCTGGGTCGGCGGGTCGGACGGCTACGAGGAGAACCGCGTCGTCATCGCGGACCCCGAGTAA
- a CDS encoding MSCRAMM family protein — MRWSTRPRAGRRALTGLVAAALLGALSVTVATPVAFAAKQEGIGYRTKDPQKMTPLPTTGNWLGSYIVGGQQVFCVSFQLKAPDSDEKYRPGDELLTKWGTKLPADQAANISYLLLRYGDTKKPDEAAALAHLLHSWTAAPRTPADLDPALTYDKIGYDAPFHLAQLQDQHPDAAAAVARLRTEAEANRGPWTASVTTPKDPQYPGEAAEWTVTVKNAKGRGVPDVPVKLTATAATLGDEPTTDTAGNSSPQAAAKDVTLKTDTDGVVRVKLTPTGDQPKLAAALSAPADRPYVRVPVDTEKQRVVSTGGEKELTTQGVVNVAKPGQVKVTKTDANTGKGVGGAVLRITGKDKTSAALGQDGKPLTGADGKPAVVTTDRTTGGVTVENLRAPQDICVVEAGPPPGYTNAYDPKNPPSACGTVKPGETLTLTVVNKPNEVPRAIPAGDAPVVQARGVVETSYSTPGLAGLGLLVLLGAGLAGFAARRASRR, encoded by the coding sequence ATGAGGTGGTCAACACGCCCGCGCGCGGGTCGCCGCGCGCTCACCGGCCTGGTCGCCGCGGCGCTGCTCGGCGCGCTGTCCGTGACGGTCGCCACGCCCGTGGCCTTCGCCGCGAAGCAGGAAGGCATCGGCTACCGCACCAAGGACCCGCAGAAGATGACGCCACTGCCGACGACCGGCAACTGGCTGGGGTCCTACATCGTCGGCGGGCAGCAGGTGTTCTGCGTGAGCTTCCAGCTCAAGGCGCCGGACTCCGACGAGAAGTACCGGCCCGGCGACGAGCTGCTCACGAAGTGGGGCACGAAGCTCCCCGCCGACCAGGCGGCGAACATCTCCTACCTGCTCCTGCGCTACGGCGACACGAAGAAGCCGGACGAGGCCGCCGCGCTCGCGCACCTGCTGCACTCCTGGACGGCGGCCCCGCGCACCCCGGCGGACCTCGACCCGGCGCTGACCTACGACAAGATCGGCTACGACGCGCCGTTCCACCTCGCACAGCTGCAGGACCAGCACCCGGACGCCGCGGCGGCCGTGGCGCGGCTGCGCACCGAGGCCGAAGCCAACCGCGGCCCGTGGACCGCGTCGGTGACCACGCCGAAGGACCCGCAGTACCCCGGCGAGGCCGCCGAGTGGACGGTCACGGTGAAGAACGCCAAGGGTCGTGGTGTCCCGGACGTCCCGGTGAAGCTGACGGCGACCGCCGCGACCCTCGGCGACGAACCGACCACGGACACCGCCGGGAACTCGAGCCCGCAGGCCGCGGCGAAGGACGTCACGCTCAAGACGGACACCGACGGCGTCGTGCGGGTGAAGCTCACCCCGACGGGTGACCAGCCGAAGCTCGCGGCCGCTCTGTCCGCGCCGGCCGACCGGCCGTACGTGCGGGTTCCGGTCGACACGGAGAAGCAGCGCGTCGTCTCCACCGGCGGCGAGAAGGAACTGACCACGCAGGGCGTGGTCAACGTCGCGAAGCCCGGCCAGGTGAAGGTGACGAAGACCGACGCGAACACCGGCAAGGGCGTCGGCGGCGCGGTCCTGCGGATCACCGGCAAGGACAAGACGTCGGCGGCGCTCGGCCAGGACGGCAAGCCGCTCACGGGCGCCGACGGCAAGCCCGCGGTCGTCACCACCGACCGCACGACCGGCGGCGTGACGGTCGAGAACCTCCGGGCACCGCAGGACATCTGCGTCGTCGAAGCGGGCCCACCGCCGGGCTACACGAACGCGTACGACCCGAAGAACCCGCCGTCGGCGTGCGGCACGGTGAAGCCGGGCGAGACGCTCACCCTGACCGTCGTGAACAAGCCGAACGAGGTGCCGCGCGCGATCCCGGCCGGGGACGCACCGGTCGTGCAGGCGCGAGGCGTCGTCGAGACGAGCTATTCGACGCCGGGCCTGGCGGGACTCGGCCTGCTGGTGCTGCTGGGCGCCGGCCTGGCCGGCTTCGCCGCGCGGCGGGCCTCGCGCAGGTAA
- a CDS encoding SDR family oxidoreductase, with product MATFLVTGATGLIGRQFTRLLLSRPDDDRVALLVRASSKAKLAALVDQWPHSDRVTLVTGDLGEPLLGVSEADRDELRGSVDHVVHLAALYDLTADDEESVKANVDGTRSVVDLAADLRAGCLHHVSSVAVAGDHEGVFTEEMFDAGQRLVTPYHRTKFEAEKIVREQDRVPWRVYRPAVVVGHSETGEMDKVDGPYYLFPAINRLAGLPDVLPLVGPDLGDTNIVPVDYVAKALLELVVKPGLDGHAFHLVNPEPQPVVSVYNAFAKAAGAPTITVQLGEGLSKRIVGLVKLTEHIPGVTIARDAVMERFGIPPVLLETMAFPSVFSSDEARKALAGTVEVPRLEEYAPTLWRYWREHLDPFRARKHGPRGELDGRRVIITGASSGIGRATALKVAAAGGVPLLVARRQHELEEVRDEIVAAGGTASVYPADLTDEDSVHKAVDAMLAEHGRIDMLVNNAGRSIRRSIKLSYDRMHDYERAMAINYFGAVRLILAVLPHMSERKFGHIVNVSSIGVQGIAPRFSAYAASKAALDYFSRIAATETHGDGITFTTIHMPLVRTPMIRPTKIYDAFPTKSPEQAADMVMKALVERPKHIGTPAGQAIGVAYTLTPGLTDAIAYQGFRIFPDSTAAGGSGELKIGRGEKHLSRAAMALARLSRGFHW from the coding sequence ATGGCGACGTTCTTGGTGACCGGGGCGACCGGACTGATCGGGCGCCAGTTCACCCGGCTGCTGCTTTCCCGCCCCGACGACGACCGCGTCGCGCTGCTGGTCCGCGCGTCGAGCAAGGCCAAGCTGGCCGCGCTCGTCGACCAGTGGCCGCACTCCGACCGCGTCACGCTGGTCACCGGCGACCTCGGCGAGCCGCTGCTCGGCGTGTCCGAAGCGGACCGCGACGAGTTGCGCGGCAGCGTCGACCACGTCGTGCACCTGGCCGCGCTCTACGACCTCACCGCCGACGACGAAGAAAGCGTCAAGGCCAATGTGGACGGCACGCGCAGCGTCGTCGACCTGGCCGCGGACCTGCGCGCCGGCTGCCTGCACCACGTGTCCTCGGTGGCCGTCGCAGGCGACCACGAAGGCGTCTTCACCGAAGAGATGTTCGACGCGGGCCAGCGGCTGGTCACGCCGTACCACCGGACCAAGTTCGAGGCCGAGAAGATCGTCCGCGAGCAGGACCGGGTGCCGTGGCGGGTGTACCGGCCCGCCGTCGTCGTCGGGCACTCGGAGACCGGCGAAATGGACAAGGTCGACGGCCCGTACTACCTCTTCCCCGCCATCAACCGGCTCGCCGGGCTGCCGGACGTGCTGCCGCTGGTCGGCCCCGACCTCGGCGACACCAACATCGTGCCGGTCGACTACGTCGCCAAGGCGCTGCTGGAGCTGGTCGTCAAGCCCGGGCTCGACGGCCACGCGTTCCACCTGGTCAACCCCGAGCCGCAGCCGGTCGTCTCGGTCTACAACGCCTTCGCGAAGGCCGCGGGCGCGCCGACGATCACCGTGCAGCTCGGCGAGGGCCTCTCGAAGCGGATCGTCGGGCTGGTGAAGCTGACCGAGCACATCCCGGGCGTCACCATCGCCCGCGACGCCGTCATGGAGCGGTTCGGCATCCCGCCGGTGCTGCTGGAGACCATGGCGTTCCCGTCGGTGTTCTCTTCGGACGAGGCGCGCAAGGCGCTGGCCGGCACCGTCGAGGTGCCGCGGCTGGAGGAGTACGCGCCGACGCTGTGGCGCTACTGGCGCGAGCACCTCGACCCGTTCCGCGCGCGCAAGCACGGCCCGCGCGGCGAGCTGGACGGCCGCCGCGTGATCATCACCGGCGCGTCCTCGGGCATCGGCCGCGCGACGGCGTTGAAGGTGGCGGCCGCCGGTGGCGTTCCGCTTCTGGTGGCGCGCCGGCAGCACGAACTGGAAGAGGTCCGCGACGAGATCGTCGCCGCCGGCGGCACGGCGTCGGTGTACCCCGCCGACCTCACCGACGAGGACTCGGTGCACAAGGCCGTCGACGCGATGCTGGCCGAGCACGGCCGGATCGACATGCTGGTCAACAACGCCGGCCGGTCGATCCGCCGGTCGATCAAGCTGTCCTACGACCGGATGCACGACTACGAGCGCGCGATGGCGATCAACTACTTCGGCGCCGTGCGGCTGATCCTCGCCGTGCTGCCGCACATGTCGGAGCGGAAGTTCGGGCACATCGTCAACGTGTCGTCGATCGGCGTGCAGGGCATCGCGCCGCGCTTCTCGGCGTACGCGGCGTCGAAGGCGGCGCTGGACTACTTCTCGCGGATCGCGGCGACCGAGACGCACGGCGACGGGATCACGTTCACCACCATCCACATGCCGCTGGTGCGCACGCCGATGATCCGCCCGACGAAGATCTACGACGCGTTCCCGACGAAGTCGCCGGAGCAGGCCGCGGACATGGTGATGAAGGCACTCGTCGAGCGGCCGAAGCACATCGGCACCCCGGCCGGGCAGGCGATCGGGGTGGCGTACACGCTCACGCCGGGCCTCACCGACGCGATCGCGTACCAGGGCTTCCGGATCTTCCCGGATTCGACCGCGGCGGGCGGTTCGGGCGAGTTGAAGATCGGGCGTGGCGAGAAACACCTCTCCCGCGCGGCGATGGCGCTCGCCCGGCTTTCGCGCGGGTTCCACTGGTGA
- a CDS encoding cell division protein DivIVA produces the protein MVPERDPAATALNGLLPLRREYTQAWHGFDRNEVRQYLDHVEAQLRRVLSERDAAAAQAAAAARDAESARSQVASLEARIEELKKPPERLEDLDERMQRTVTLAQARADEIIKRAEAAAEKTWAGSTEASTKLRERYTKLVAELDKQADLLHSEHENALAETRAEVQRLTVEAAQRRELLDNEAERKRRKIEREFESSQAAQKAALEKHVADQRTASKNQAERRLAEATAEAKRRLDEATAEARRRLDEATTQAAQRTTAANRKVERLAEIREQARKSLAAAEDILNRSETQLATLPEEAVIPQASKLVGGDSPAESPTTPSTPVVPVVQPSIPAAAKPAVKAAAAPAPKPVAKPGNAPKQNGPATKPANGNGNGVKPLSPTASKPGS, from the coding sequence ATGGTTCCTGAGCGCGACCCCGCCGCAACCGCCCTCAACGGCCTTCTCCCCCTTCGTCGTGAGTACACACAGGCCTGGCACGGCTTCGACCGCAACGAAGTCCGCCAGTACCTCGACCATGTCGAGGCGCAGCTGCGTCGCGTGCTCAGCGAACGCGACGCCGCCGCCGCGCAGGCCGCCGCCGCCGCGCGCGACGCCGAGTCGGCCCGGTCGCAGGTGGCGTCGCTGGAGGCGCGCATCGAGGAGCTGAAGAAGCCGCCGGAGCGGCTCGAGGACCTCGACGAGCGGATGCAGCGGACGGTCACGCTCGCGCAGGCCCGCGCGGACGAGATCATCAAGCGTGCCGAGGCCGCCGCGGAGAAGACGTGGGCGGGCTCGACCGAGGCGTCGACGAAGCTGCGCGAGCGGTACACGAAGCTCGTCGCGGAGCTGGACAAGCAGGCCGACCTGCTGCACTCGGAGCACGAGAACGCGCTCGCCGAGACGCGCGCGGAGGTGCAGCGGCTGACCGTCGAGGCGGCCCAGCGGCGCGAGCTGCTGGACAACGAGGCCGAGCGGAAGCGGCGGAAGATCGAGCGCGAGTTCGAGTCGTCGCAGGCGGCCCAGAAGGCGGCGCTGGAGAAGCACGTCGCCGACCAGCGCACGGCGAGCAAGAACCAGGCCGAGCGGCGGCTCGCGGAGGCGACGGCCGAGGCCAAGCGGCGGCTCGACGAGGCCACGGCGGAAGCCCGCCGCCGTCTCGACGAGGCGACCACGCAGGCGGCCCAGCGCACGACGGCGGCCAACCGCAAAGTCGAGCGCCTGGCGGAGATCCGCGAGCAGGCGCGCAAGAGCCTCGCGGCGGCGGAGGACATCCTCAACCGCAGCGAGACGCAGCTGGCGACGCTGCCGGAGGAAGCGGTGATCCCCCAGGCGTCCAAGCTCGTGGGCGGCGACTCTCCGGCCGAATCCCCGACCACGCCTTCGACACCGGTGGTGCCGGTGGTCCAGCCGTCGATCCCGGCGGCGGCCAAGCCCGCGGTGAAGGCCGCGGCGGCCCCGGCGCCCAAGCCGGTCGCGAAGCCGGGGAACGCCCCGAAGCAGAACGGCCCCGCGACCAAGCCGGCGAACGGGAACGGAAACGGCGTGAAGCCGCTGTCGCCGACCGCGAGCAAGCCGGGTTCCTGA
- a CDS encoding WXG100 family type VII secretion target: MTRHEVYFGFADLVLDRMGEITGELGDLLAELESTVEPGLAGWSGEAREEYLRAKRDWGRAAERMPGCLERAREAFGELGRGVR; the protein is encoded by the coding sequence ATGACGCGGCACGAGGTCTACTTCGGCTTCGCCGATCTGGTGCTGGACCGGATGGGGGAGATCACCGGCGAGCTGGGCGACCTGCTCGCCGAGCTGGAGTCCACTGTGGAGCCGGGGCTGGCCGGCTGGAGCGGCGAGGCGCGGGAGGAGTACCTGCGCGCGAAGCGCGACTGGGGCCGGGCGGCGGAGCGGATGCCGGGCTGCCTGGAGCGGGCGCGGGAGGCGTTCGGCGAGCTGGGCCGCGGCGTCCGGTGA
- a CDS encoding Bax inhibitor-1/YccA family protein, with amino-acid sequence MRSSSNPAFRNLPRGGTQTHGQYGPPVGFNQSQGGVPGYGPGRVSAGEGDRPMTVDDVVVKTGMSLGVALLVGIVTAIWAQNTLAETGRLSGALVAAMLGGLVVGLVISLVIIFRQKPSGPLTLVYSAAEGLFLGALSGVFEMIYPGIALQAIIGTAGVFIGMLVVYKTGAVKVTPKLTKWIVGAVVGVAILMLFNLISSFAFGFNPLRDGGPLAIVFSLVCIGIAAFSFLLDFDQADRMIREGLPSKWAWYTAFGLMTTLVWLYLEILRLLSYLRD; translated from the coding sequence GTGCGTTCCAGTAGCAACCCGGCGTTCCGCAACCTGCCCCGCGGCGGAACCCAGACTCACGGGCAGTACGGGCCCCCGGTGGGCTTCAACCAGTCCCAGGGCGGGGTGCCCGGCTACGGCCCCGGGCGGGTCTCCGCCGGCGAGGGCGACCGGCCGATGACCGTCGACGACGTCGTCGTCAAGACCGGCATGAGCCTCGGCGTCGCGCTGCTCGTCGGGATCGTCACCGCGATCTGGGCCCAGAACACGCTCGCCGAGACCGGCAGGCTCTCCGGCGCCCTCGTCGCCGCGATGCTCGGCGGCCTCGTCGTCGGGCTCGTCATCTCGCTGGTGATCATCTTCCGCCAGAAGCCGAGCGGTCCGCTGACGCTCGTCTACTCGGCGGCCGAAGGCCTCTTCCTCGGCGCGCTGAGCGGCGTGTTCGAAATGATCTACCCGGGGATCGCGCTGCAGGCGATCATCGGCACTGCGGGCGTCTTCATCGGCATGCTGGTCGTCTACAAGACCGGCGCGGTCAAGGTGACGCCGAAGCTGACCAAGTGGATCGTCGGGGCCGTCGTCGGCGTCGCGATCCTGATGCTGTTCAACCTGATCAGCTCGTTCGCCTTCGGCTTCAACCCGCTGCGCGACGGCGGCCCGCTGGCCATCGTGTTCAGCCTCGTCTGCATCGGGATCGCGGCCTTCAGCTTCCTGCTCGACTTCGACCAGGCCGACCGGATGATCCGCGAGGGCCTGCCGTCGAAGTGGGCCTGGTACACCGCGTTCGGCCTGATGACGACGCTCGTCTGGCTGTACCTGGAGATCCTGCGGCTGCTGTCCTATCTCCGCGATTAA
- a CDS encoding amidase gives MVSTAAEIAASVRAGKLDPVQVTKEALDRIAAADGVVGAFRRVRAEEALAEAASVAARPDLASLPLAGVPVAVKDVTEIAGEYASHGSLAGPASPAEEDGVIAARLRAAGAVLVGLTRVPELCVWPMSDTPDGIARNPWDPTYASGGSSGGSAAAVAAGLVPLAHGTDGMGSVRLPAAMCGLVGLKPGADLLAEGGWFGMSVHGPLATTVADAALLVSVLAGDPSLAVVSSPPASRIAMSTTVPLLHTPVPRELVAAVSQAAGLLASAGHSVSPDAPRYPASMVLGMTARWCAGPARQAADFDFTRFQRRTRTHVRVGRFLERAGLIRARTRDRWVSRASEFFASHDVLMTPTLSHWPVKAGRWHERRWLANVLPSTRLAGFTGQWNLAGYPAITVPIGRSARSGLPTSVQLVTKPGGESLLLGLAAQLEAANPWPRTARG, from the coding sequence ATGGTGTCCACCGCAGCGGAGATCGCGGCTTCCGTCCGGGCCGGGAAGCTCGACCCGGTCCAGGTGACCAAGGAAGCGCTCGACCGGATCGCCGCGGCGGACGGCGTCGTCGGCGCGTTCCGCCGGGTGCGCGCCGAGGAGGCCCTCGCGGAGGCCGCTTCGGTGGCCGCGCGGCCCGATCTGGCGTCGCTGCCGCTGGCCGGGGTGCCCGTCGCCGTCAAGGACGTCACGGAGATCGCGGGCGAGTACGCGTCGCACGGTTCGCTGGCGGGGCCGGCTTCGCCTGCCGAGGAGGACGGGGTGATCGCGGCGCGGCTGCGGGCGGCCGGCGCGGTGCTCGTCGGGCTGACGCGGGTGCCGGAGCTGTGCGTCTGGCCGATGAGCGACACGCCGGACGGCATCGCCCGCAACCCCTGGGACCCGACGTACGCGTCGGGCGGCTCGTCCGGCGGCAGTGCCGCGGCGGTCGCGGCCGGGCTGGTCCCGCTGGCGCACGGAACGGACGGCATGGGTTCGGTCCGGCTGCCGGCGGCGATGTGCGGGCTGGTCGGGCTGAAGCCGGGCGCGGACCTGCTGGCCGAGGGCGGCTGGTTCGGCATGTCGGTGCACGGCCCGCTGGCCACGACGGTCGCCGACGCGGCGTTGCTGGTCTCGGTGCTGGCCGGGGATCCTTCGCTGGCGGTCGTTTCGTCGCCGCCGGCTTCGCGGATCGCGATGTCGACGACGGTGCCGCTGCTGCACACGCCGGTGCCTCGCGAACTGGTTGCAGCGGTGTCCCAGGCGGCCGGGCTGCTGGCGTCGGCGGGCCATTCGGTTTCGCCTGACGCCCCGCGCTACCCGGCGTCGATGGTGCTGGGCATGACGGCCCGCTGGTGCGCGGGGCCGGCTCGGCAGGCCGCGGACTTCGACTTCACGCGGTTCCAGCGGCGAACCCGCACGCACGTGCGGGTGGGGCGGTTCCTCGAGCGAGCGGGCCTGATCCGTGCGCGAACGCGGGACCGGTGGGTCTCCCGGGCGTCGGAGTTCTTCGCGTCCCACGATGTCTTGATGACGCCGACGCTGTCGCACTGGCCGGTGAAGGCGGGCCGCTGGCACGAGCGCCGCTGGCTGGCGAACGTCCTGCCGTCGACGCGCCTGGCGGGCTTCACGGGCCAGTGGAACCTGGCGGGCTACCCGGCGATCACGGTCCCGATCGGCCGGTCGGCCCGGTCGGGCCTGCCGACGTCGGTCCAGCTGGTGACGAAGCCGGGCGGCGAGTCGCTGCTGCTGGGACTGGCGGCCCAGCTGGAGGCCGCGAATCCGTGGCCGAGGACCGCCCGCGGCTGA
- a CDS encoding LppU/SCO3897 family protein — MGQPDPYGPPPGGQPQQFGQPGHYGTPPPGTPPQGQPGPYGPPPGQYPPPPGQLGFPPAPPAPPKKSKTRWIRLAVFAVVLVVGGTVAFISFMNSPESSNVGDCLKVTEFTSGGDEPSKADCNDIGANVKIAGRLDGSADQCPGGGTGDAAYDTYTVTGRTSYKLCLMINAKQGDCLANFSSQTKGYQKVPCSDPTKDAELVKVVTGQADKSVCEGTEATRVAVYPEPATTMCVKTNE, encoded by the coding sequence GTGGGTCAGCCCGATCCCTACGGACCGCCTCCGGGCGGCCAGCCGCAGCAGTTCGGTCAGCCGGGCCACTACGGCACTCCGCCGCCGGGCACCCCGCCGCAGGGGCAGCCCGGTCCGTACGGCCCGCCCCCGGGGCAGTACCCGCCGCCGCCCGGCCAGCTCGGCTTCCCGCCCGCGCCGCCGGCTCCGCCGAAGAAGTCGAAGACACGGTGGATCCGCCTCGCGGTGTTCGCGGTCGTCCTGGTCGTCGGCGGCACCGTGGCGTTCATCAGCTTCATGAACTCGCCGGAGAGCTCGAACGTCGGTGACTGCCTCAAGGTCACCGAGTTCACCTCGGGTGGCGACGAGCCGAGCAAGGCCGACTGCAACGACATCGGCGCGAACGTGAAGATCGCCGGCCGCCTCGACGGGAGCGCCGACCAGTGCCCCGGCGGCGGCACCGGCGACGCGGCGTACGACACCTACACGGTCACCGGCCGCACCTCGTACAAGCTGTGCCTGATGATCAACGCGAAGCAGGGCGACTGCCTGGCGAACTTCTCGTCGCAGACCAAGGGCTACCAGAAGGTCCCGTGCAGCGACCCGACGAAGGACGCGGAGCTCGTGAAGGTCGTCACGGGGCAGGCCGACAAGAGCGTGTGCGAGGGCACGGAAGCCACTCGCGTCGCGGTCTACCCGGAGCCGGCGACGACGATGTGCGTCAAGACGAACGAATAG
- a CDS encoding helix-turn-helix transcriptional regulator produces MKPVEVTVLASDPITHAGAVTLLEAHPDVRVTDLVPDVLLVMEDHVTEAVLGEVRAAKASHVVLVVEHFRESDLMSVLESGVVAILPRRETGGAELVTAVLAAGDGTANLPPRLQGALLSQVQRMRKDVLEPNGLTLSGLAARECDVLRLVAEGFGTEEIAAKLCYSERTVKNVLYGLMTRCGLNNRAHAVAYALRAGAI; encoded by the coding sequence ATGAAGCCCGTCGAAGTGACCGTCCTCGCCTCGGACCCGATCACGCACGCCGGCGCGGTGACCCTGCTCGAAGCCCATCCGGACGTCCGGGTCACCGACCTCGTGCCCGACGTGCTGCTGGTGATGGAGGACCACGTCACCGAGGCGGTGCTGGGCGAGGTCCGCGCGGCGAAGGCGTCGCACGTCGTGCTGGTGGTCGAGCACTTCCGCGAGAGCGACCTGATGTCGGTGCTGGAGAGCGGCGTCGTGGCGATCCTGCCGCGCCGCGAGACGGGCGGCGCCGAGTTGGTGACAGCGGTGCTCGCCGCGGGCGACGGCACGGCGAACCTGCCGCCGCGGCTGCAGGGGGCGCTGCTTTCGCAGGTCCAGCGGATGCGCAAGGACGTCCTGGAGCCGAACGGGCTGACGCTGTCCGGGCTCGCCGCGCGCGAGTGCGACGTGCTGCGGCTGGTCGCCGAGGGCTTCGGGACCGAAGAGATCGCCGCGAAGCTGTGCTACTCGGAGCGGACCGTGAAGAACGTCCTCTACGGCCTGATGACGCGTTGCGGCCTCAACAACCGCGCCCACGCCGTCGCCTACGCGCTGCGGGCGGGCGCGATCTGA
- a CDS encoding acetyl-CoA C-acetyltransferase produces MPEAVIVSTARSPIGRAGKGSLVGMRPDDLTVQMIQAALAKVPQLDPADIDDLMLGCGLPGGESGFNMGRAVAVELGYDHLPGCTITRYCSSSLQTTRMAMHAIKAGEGDVFISAGVETVSRFAKGSSDSWPDTHNPLFADAEKRTAATAESGTDSWTDPRSSGDVPDVYIAMGQTAENLARLKGVTREEMDEFGVRSQNLAEKAIADGFWAKDITPVTLPDGTVVSKDDGPRAGVTIEGVSGLKPVFRPDGRVTAGNCCALNDGAAAVVVMSDTKARELGLTPLARIVSTGVTGLSPEIMGYGPVEASKQALSRAGLSIGDIDLVEINEAFAAQVIPSYRDLGIDLDRLNVNGGAIAVGHPFGMTGARITSTLINSLQHHDKQFGLETMCVGGGQGMAMILERLS; encoded by the coding sequence ATGCCTGAAGCCGTCATCGTCTCCACCGCTCGTTCGCCGATCGGCCGCGCCGGGAAGGGCTCGCTGGTCGGCATGCGGCCCGACGACCTGACCGTGCAGATGATCCAGGCGGCACTGGCCAAGGTGCCGCAGCTCGACCCCGCCGACATCGACGACCTGATGCTGGGCTGCGGCCTGCCGGGCGGCGAGTCCGGGTTCAACATGGGCCGCGCGGTCGCCGTCGAGCTCGGCTACGACCACCTGCCCGGCTGCACCATCACCCGCTACTGCTCCTCCAGCTTGCAGACCACCCGGATGGCCATGCACGCGATCAAGGCCGGCGAGGGCGACGTGTTCATCTCCGCCGGCGTCGAGACCGTCTCGCGGTTCGCCAAGGGCAGCTCGGACTCGTGGCCGGACACGCACAACCCGCTGTTCGCCGACGCCGAGAAGCGCACCGCCGCGACCGCCGAGTCGGGCACCGACAGCTGGACCGACCCGCGCTCGTCCGGGGACGTCCCCGACGTCTACATCGCGATGGGCCAGACCGCGGAGAACCTGGCGCGGCTGAAGGGCGTCACGCGCGAGGAGATGGACGAGTTCGGCGTCCGCTCGCAGAACCTGGCCGAGAAGGCCATCGCCGACGGCTTCTGGGCCAAGGACATCACCCCGGTCACGCTCCCGGACGGCACGGTCGTCTCGAAGGACGACGGCCCGCGCGCGGGCGTGACCATCGAGGGCGTTTCGGGCCTGAAGCCGGTGTTCCGCCCGGACGGCCGCGTGACGGCGGGCAACTGCTGCGCGCTCAACGACGGCGCGGCGGCGGTGGTCGTCATGTCCGACACGAAGGCGCGTGAGCTGGGCCTGACGCCGCTGGCCCGGATCGTGTCGACGGGCGTGACGGGTCTGTCGCCGGAGATCATGGGCTACGGGCCGGTGGAGGCGTCGAAGCAGGCGCTGTCGCGGGCAGGCCTGTCGATCGGCGACATCGACCTGGTGGAGATCAACGAGGCGTTCGCGGCGCAGGTGATCCCGTCGTACCGCGACCTGGGCATCGACCTGGACCGGCTGAACGTCAACGGCGGCGCGATCGCGGTGGGCCACCCGTTCGGCATGACGGGCGCCCGCATCACGTCGACGCTGATCAACTCGCTGCAGCACCACGACAAGCAGTTCGGCCTGGAGACGATGTGCGTCGGCGGCGGCCAGGGCATGGCAATGATCCTGGAGCGCCTCTCCTGA
- a CDS encoding WXG100 family type VII secretion target, with translation MATAEPTDDMKQAAARIAYALDAAGSHLRDVNSDMAMVQASWRGEASVRFGQAMSDWEQEFDVILSRLVRLLETTGGRVPRQRRS, from the coding sequence ATGGCCACAGCCGAGCCGACGGACGACATGAAGCAGGCCGCCGCCCGCATCGCGTACGCCCTCGACGCGGCCGGCTCGCACCTGCGCGACGTCAACAGCGACATGGCGATGGTGCAGGCGTCGTGGCGCGGCGAGGCGTCGGTGCGCTTCGGCCAGGCGATGAGCGACTGGGAGCAGGAGTTCGACGTGATCCTTTCGCGGCTGGTCCGGCTGCTCGAGACGACCGGCGGCCGCGTGCCCCGGCAGCGGCGGTCATGA